The following coding sequences lie in one Lolium perenne isolate Kyuss_39 chromosome 2, Kyuss_2.0, whole genome shotgun sequence genomic window:
- the LOC139835452 gene encoding uncharacterized protein: MAVPPDLWSGNTVHESSSLAATAKLLTAGASTALPNRRSWGGGGAVGDVCEGAVFWEADRQARGGQGEDASGQRSASAVTRGPEDGSDLANDNKLDGNPASPMDHSMASTPGSNIAALESEHCVVNSAPDEPTSSFSKRRQNNAQQLDSFTHGNLASARRPRSSLGADHRTRDSCGLNGPNLPSVDMILEDKQEGSSRHKFIGDAKSNSDFLSAKKGVMLFSCSQGTSSQSGTSGNGNDEKNSSSANVENTLNVEVCQTVMDREDNLNEVQDIPTSTTVTFKRKRKPDTNDINNSVISMVPHMDEELQPKSSGNTPDSPNSGNEVNKSDGDDHLPLVKRARVRMGRPQLEDSIVDEPDISDNKTELAMPVDQCYHQDLSSVAGKDYPADEAPPGIDPSPEVDISLASGKDHSADKVPPSLDPSPKVDLSLASGEVQTACSNKECQSKVLTLDEEAALPPSKRLHRALEAMSANAAETITDLPEVNKPKDFILKPSTTSIARSPSNNSADAPLKSPKTAPTKSSEICATALDTPTSQKYDPLPVIVNNDSPLSVSLEFTNGDNHDLPKDEVCNRVDDVCGKSPTCSLESKEPAVVSELDQLPSGKASRNELADPITNSSQDFSKNIDGSSYPLGPAKTVVSGANEDCNTLPHDEPVLAEPTVCVVDRTSVSSLVTKVTCGQSVAGAQAFETHGSSAMSLKESDRRMNPKDTSLSPDSMPMKELIAAAHARRLSQPTSFIDSFLDSNVISPSANIPSAKEGSGGRCSPSNNNTIRSASDRVHTQQNSGTILFDDMEQKSLNKLPGHDEARSARRAFENFLGTLTRTKECIARATRLALDCAKHGIAGEVMDVIIERLEKESNLYKRVDLFFLVDSIIQCCRNQKGGVGDAYPSLIQAVLPRILYASAPPGNFAWENRRQCLKVLKLWLERKTLSEYIIRHHIKELEALNEAAFGTSRRPSGTERALNDPLRDNEGMLVDEYGSNTGFHLPNLIGTKLLDEEGSSSEDRSFEAVTPEHESAGANEQEGTSQVDGAKHRLVFEEVNGDLEMEDVAPSSEAKVRSAPDLTDARCTVTNRNVNSVPPLPDDKPPTPPPLPSSPPPLPRPPYPVFQGSQVQGASHLAADRVDPDNLRNVQDQHPHSIPNNRGNMDPCVVPLQPPVPYTSGCAGHTNQILPPPPLPPPPPPPPVAQFHPPGPHGNFSGPPVPHHGNNFHHPPSAPLPNNAYHLHPPPPHPPGPPNQFPYMPPEPHQRIQPWNCNSPYPEGYQYNGHDRGPHPFDRRHHFDDRWHHFDDRGRHFNDGGHHFDAGGHYFDDGPYHYDDRGHHFNDRGQMHPEAVDRGGFPPHFGPDPPYPDHFDHGRPLDHPPGPCAGWAMPPRRSKFPPGSRHSMDPPISHEGGWRRQGRHNNDRFHR, encoded by the exons ATGGCCGTCCCGCCCGACTTGTGGTCTGGAAacacggtgcacgagagctcaTCTCTGGCGGCAACAGCTAAGCTGCTGACGGCGGGAG CGTCGACAGCGCTCCCAAATCGCCGTTCCTGGGGTGGCGGCGGAGCGGTAGGAGATGTGTGCGAGGGGGCTGTGTTTTGGGAGGCAGACAGGCAGGCCAGGggaggacaaggggaggacgcgagcggccAGCGATCGGCGTCCGCGGTCACGAGAGGTCCTGAAGACGGTTCTGATTTGGCCAATGACAACAAGCTTGATGGCAACCCTGCCTCTCCCATGGATCACAGCATGGCCAGTACTCCTGGGTCTAATATTGCTGCATTGGAGAGTGAACACTGTGTTGTGAACTCTGCACCTGATGAGCCTACTAGTTCATTTTCAAAGAGGAGACAAAATAATGCTCAGCAACTAGATTCTTTTACTCATGGTAATCTTGCATCAGCACGGAGGCCAAGAAGTTCATTAGGTGCTGATCATAGGACCCGGGATTCTTGTGGGCTGAATGGTCCCAATCTGCCTTCTGTTGACATGATCCTTGAGGATAAGCAGGAAGGCTCTTCTCGACATAAATTTATAGGCGATGCCAAATCCAACTCGGATTTTCTTTCAGCTAAGAAGGGTGTTATGCTGTTCAGTTGCAGTCAAGGCACCTCAAGTCAATCTGGAACCTCAGGGAATGGTAATGATGAGAAAAACTCGAGTTCTGCAAATGTAGAAAACACCCTCAATGTTGAAGTATGTCAAACTGTCATGGATAGAGAAGATAATCTGAATGAAGTGCAAGATATTCCCACAAGCACAACAGTTACATTTAAAAGAAAGCGAAAGCCAGACACAAATGATATTAATAATTCTGTAATTAGTATGGTACCACATATGGATGAAGAATTGCAGCCTAAGTCAAGTGGAAACACACCAGATTCTCCCAATTCAGGGAATGAAGTCAATAAGTCAGATGGAGATGACCACTTGCCACTAGTAAAAAGGGCACGGGTTAGGATGGGAAGACCCCAGCTGGAGGACTCCATTGTTGACGAGCCTGATATTTCTGATAACAAAACAGAGTTGGCCATGCCTGTAGATCAATGTTATCATCAAGACCTTTCTTCAGTAGCGGGAAAGGATTATCCAGCTGACGAGGCCCCCCCTGGCATAGATCCTTCACCTGAAGTAGATATATCTCTGGCATCAGGAAAGGATCATTCAGCTGACAAGGTTCCTCCTAGCTTAGATCCTTCACCCAAAGTAGACCTGTCTCTGGCGTCAGGAGAAGTTCAGACTGCTTGCAGTAACAAAGAATGTCAATCAAAGGTTCTGACATTGGATGAAGAAGCTGCTTTGCCTCCATCTAAACGCCTACATCGTGCCTTAGAGGCTATGTCTGCTAATGCAGCTGAAACTATTACTGATCTGCCAGAAGTGAATAAGCCAAAGGACTTTATCCTGAAgcctagcacaacttcaatagcaAGATCGCCTTCTAATAACTCTGCAGATGCACCTCTCAAAAGTCCAAAAACTGCACCAACTAAAAGCTCGGAAATTTGTGCAACTGCTTTAGATACCCCAACTTCTCAAAAGTATGACCCTCTACCAGTCATAGTAAACAACGACTCCCCTTTGTCTGTTTCTTTGGAATTTACAAACGGCGACAATCATGATCTTCCAAAAGACGAAGTTTGCAATAGGGTTGATGATGTCTGTGGAAAGTCTCCAACCTGTTCCTTGGAGTCGAAAGAGCCTGCTGTTGTATCTGAACTTGATCAATTGCCTTCGGGGAAAGCAAGTAGAAATGAGCTGGCAGATCCAATTACCAACTCTAGTCAAGATTTTAGCAAAAATATTGATGGGTCATCTTATCCACTTGGCCCGGCAAAGACGGTTGTGTCAGGCGCTAATGAAGATTGCAATACCTTGCCACATGATGAGCCAGTTTTGGCTGAACCAACAGTCTGTGTGGTTGATAGAACAAGTGTCTCTTCGCTGGTTACTAAAGTTACATGCGGCCAGTCTGTTGCAGGCGCCCAAGCATTTGAAAC GCATGGTTCTTCAGCAATGTCACTAAAAGAATCTGACCGGAGAATGAACCCAAAGGATACTAGTTTATCTCCGGACTCAATGCCAATGAAAGAACTTATTGCGGCTGCACATGCTCGGAGATTGTCTCAACCAACTTCTTTCATAGACAGTTTTTTAGATTCCAATGTTATTTCACCTTCGGCGAATATACCTTCAGCTAAGGAAGGATCAGGTGGCAGGTGCTCACCTTCAAATAATAATACAATAAGGTCTGCATCAGATAGGGTTCATACTCAACAGAATAGTGGTACAATTCTTTTTGACGACATGGAACAGAAGAGCTTGAACAAATTACCAGGTCATGATGAAGCCAGGTCAGCACGTAGGGCCTTTGAAAATTTCCTTGGTACATTAACAAGAACCAAAGAATGTATAGCTCGTGCAACCCGTCTTGCACTGGATTGTGCTAAGCATGGCATTGCTGGAGAG GTAATGGATGTCATCATTGAACGCCTGGAAAAAGAATCAAATTTGTATAAAAGGGTGGACCTGTTCTTCCTTGTTGATTCAATAATCCAATGCTGTCGCAATCAGAAAG GTGGAGTTGGCGATGCCTACCCTTCTCTTATCCAAGCAGTCCTGCCAAGAATACTATATGCTTCAGCTCCCCCTGGAAATTTTGCATGGGAAAATCGAAGGCAATGTCTGAAG GTTTTGAAACTCTGGCTTGAGAGGAAAACCCTTTCAGAATACATCATTCGTCATCATATTAAAGAGCTTGAAGCTCTTAATGAGGCAGCATTTGGAACCTCTCGTCGTCCTTCAGGGACAGAGAGAGCTTTAAATGACCCTTTGCGGGATAATGAAGGAATGCTTGTAGATGAATATGGAAG CAATACTGGTTTCCATCTTCCAAATTTAATCGGCACAAAACTACTTGATGAGGAAGGAAGCTCCTCTGAGGATAGGAGCTTTGAAGCTGTTACTCCTGAACATGAATCTGCTGGTGCTAATGAGCAAGAAGGGACTTCTCAAGTGGATGGGGCGAAGCATCGACTTGTCTTTGAAGAAGTGAATGGTGATCTCGAGATGGAAGATGTAGCCCCATCATCTGAAGCTAAAGTTAGGTCTGCACCTGATCTAACTGATGCTAGGTGTACAGTAACTAATCGAAATGTCAAttctgttcctccgctacctgatGACAAACCCCCAACTCCGCCCCCAttgccatcatctccaccacctctACCACGTCCACCCTATCCTGTCTTTCAAGGTTCGCAGGTTCAAGGTGCATCTCATTTGGCAGCTGATCGAGTCGATCCAGATAATTTAAGA AATGTTCAAGATCAGCACCCTCATTCTATTCCAAACAATCGAGGCAACATGGATCCTTGTGTGGTTCCGCTTCAGCCTCCGGTGCCCTATACTTCTGGATGTGCAGGGCATACAAATCAAATACTTCCACCGCCACCGCtgcctccaccacctcctccaccacccgTCGCACAATTCCATCCTCCTGGACCCCATGGAAATTTTTCTGGCCCCCCAGTACCGCACCATGGAAATAACTTTCACCATCCACCATCAGCACCACTGCCTAATAATGCATACCATTTGCATCCACCACCACCGCATCCACCAGGTCCTCCAAATCAGTTCCCATATATGCCACCCGAACCCCATCAAAGAATACAACCTTGGAATTGTAATTCTCCCTATCCCGAGGGATATCAGTATAATGGACATGACAGAGGACCCCATCCATTCGACAGGAGACATCACTTTGATGATAGATGGCATCACTTTGACGATAGAGGGCGGCATTTCAATGATGGAGGGCATCATTTTGATGCTGGAGGACATTACTTCGATGATGGACCATATCACTATGATGATAGAGGGCATCACTTCAATGATAGAGGACAAATGCACCCTGAAGCTGTGGATAGAGGAGGGTTTCCTCCACATTTTGGACCAG ATCCCCCGTATCCAGACCATTTTGATCATGGGCGGCCCTTGGACCATCCGCCAGGTCCTTGTGCCGGGTGGGCAATGCCGCCTAGGAGATCGAAGTTTCCTCCTGGCTCCAGACATTCAATGGATCCACCGATTTCCCATGAAGGAG GTTGGAGGAGGCAAGGAAGACACAATAATGATAGATTTCATAGATGA
- the LOC139835451 gene encoding uncharacterized protein translates to MLINDYFYRKALFTPVMFRRRFWMSRPLFTWIMDDVKVYDNYFCAKVDAIGKLGLSSYQKCTAAIRMLAYGVVGDFIDEYMRMSESSCLEAMYKLAVIGVFGEQYLQQLNAEDTALNLEANGNFYDRDSI, encoded by the exons ATGCTCATCAACGACTACTTCTACCGCAAGGCATTGTTCACGCCGGTCATGTTTCGCCGTCGTTTTTGGATGTCCAGACCGTTGTTCACCTGGATAATGGATGACGTCAAGGTCTACGACAACTACTTTTGCGCCaaagtggatgcaattggcaagCTAGGCCTCTCCTCGTATCAGAAATGCAcggcagcgattaggatgctCGCATATGGTGTTGTCGGTGATTTCATAGATGAGTACATGCGCATGAGCGAGTCGAGCTGCTTGGAAGCGATGTACAAGTTAGCAGTGATCGGTGTGTTCGGAGAACAATATCTGCAACAACTTAATGCAGAGGACACAGCCC TGAATTTAGAGGCAAATGGTAACTTCTATGACCGTGACTCAATCTGA